A single window of Loxodonta africana isolate mLoxAfr1 chromosome 10, mLoxAfr1.hap2, whole genome shotgun sequence DNA harbors:
- the LOC100665201 gene encoding olfactory receptor 4K17-like: MHFIEQFNQSQVSELILLELVSSQEIQFLLFALFSVTYAITILGNLLIAVTVFYTPNLNSPMYFLLRNLSFVDMTLASFATPKIILNLVRKHKTISFAGCFTQIFLLHFLGGVEMVLLVSMSYDRYVAICKPLHYTTIVNKRVCVLLVVTSWFSGLLHSGLQVPLVVNLPFCGPNVVDSIFCDLPLVTKLACIDTYVVQIVIVANSGMISLSCFFILLISYSLILITIRSHSSVGQSKARSTLTAHITMVILFFGPCIFIYTWPFSNHSVDKSLAVFYTIVTPILNPIIYTLRNKEMKAAMKKLWSSFVSSRQDT, from the coding sequence ATGCATTTCATAGAACAATTCAATCAGTCTCAAGTGTCAGAATTAATTTTGCTGGAATTGGTCAGCTCCCAAGAGATACAGTTTCTTCTCTTTGCACTCTTCTCAGTTACCTATGCGATCACTATTTTGGGAAACCTTCTCATTGCGGTCACAGTGTTTTATACCCCAAACCTGAACTCCCCTATGTACTTTCTCCTTAGAAACCTCTCCTTTGTAGACATGACTCTTGCTTCTTTTGCCACCCCTAAGATAATTTTGAACTTGGTAAGAAAGCATAAGACCATTTCCTTTGCTGGATGTTTCACTCAGATCTTTCTCCTTCACTTCCTGGGTGGGGTTGAAATGGTACTGTTGGTCTCCATGTCGTATGACAGATATGTGGCCATTTGTAAGCCCCTACACTACACAACCATTGTGAACAAGAGGGTGTGCGTTTTGCTAGTAGTGACCTCATGGTTCTCAGGCCTCCTTCACTCTGGGCTTCAGGTACCACTTGTTGTGAATTTGCctttctgtggtcccaatgtgGTAGATAGCATTTTCTGTGATCTGCCTCTGGTTACTAAGCTTGCCTGCATAGATACCTATGTTGTACAGATAGTCATTGTTGCCAACAGTGGAATGATCTCCCTGAGCTGTTTCTTTATTTTGCTTATCTCCTACAGTCTGATCCTCATTACCATTAGGAGCCACTCTTCTGTTGGGCAGTCCAAAGCCCGTTCCACACTGACTGCCCACATCACAATGGTGATTCTCTTCTTTGGCCCATGCATCTTTATATATACCTGGCCTTTCAGCAACCACTCTGTGGATAAGTCCCTTGCTGTGTTTTATACCATTGTCACCCCCATCTTGAATCCAATTATCTACACTCtgagaaacaaagaaatgaaggCTGCCATGAAGAAACTCTGGAGTTCTTTTGTGAGTTCTAGACAGGATACTTag